From one Triticum aestivum cultivar Chinese Spring chromosome 4B, IWGSC CS RefSeq v2.1, whole genome shotgun sequence genomic stretch:
- the LOC123092897 gene encoding lecithin-cholesterol acyltransferase-like 1: MDLSRLVAVAVLLGALRPLRSYCAGDVKSLHPVVLVPGYGSNLLEAQLTAAYDPPAPGCGARKGKGWFRLWPINQTAMQDPRQVPCFVDQMSLVYDAVADDYGNVAGVVTRVPFFGSTRGLIGWDPLLRELEAAGYRDGESLFAVPYDFRYSVAPRGHPSAEGACNFDEFTRLVERASSLNQGRPVVVVAHSFGCALAYQFLLGRPLAWRRRFVKRVVLVASALGGFSEGMNDLAAGTDYGLPNVARPSRVRLARSQQSALWRLPTPTVFGDRPLVVTKNVTYTAHNIAEFFEAVGFPEGVRPYVTRVLPAWEALPAPMVPVTSVIGVGVSTPETFVYGEDGFTGNPEVVYGDGDGDINMVSLVAIEKEWSSVEGQVLKVVRLPGFRHDGFFNVCFALKKVVAEILEAGGTIELHQKIGRVQIDAGSVRTEDRRIVHEGLYNALSNAFLEVL, from the exons ATGGATCTTTCTAGGCTCGTCGCCGTGGCCGTGCTCCTCGGCGCCTTGCGGCCGCTCCGGAGCTACTGCGCCGGCGACGTCAAGAGCCTGCACCCGGTCGTGCTCGTGCCGGGGTACGGCTCCAACCTGCTCGAGGCGCAGCTGACGGCGGCGTACGACCCGCCGGCGCCCGGCTGCGGCGCGCGTAAGGGGAAGGGGTGGTTCCGGCTGTGGCCGATCAACCAGACGGCGATGCAGGACCCCCGCCAGGTCCCGTGCTTCGTGGACCAGATGAGCCTCGTCTACGACGCCGTCGCCGACGACTACGGCAACGTCGCCGGCGTCGTGACCCGGGTCCCGTTCTTCGGCTCCACGCGCGGCTTAATTGG gtgggacccgctgCTGCGGGAGCTGGAGGCCGCGGGCTACCGCGACGGCGAGAGCCTCTTCGCCGTGCCGTACGACTTCCGCTACTCCGTCGCGCCGCGCGGCCACCCGTCCGCGGAGGGCGCCTGCAACTTCGACGAGTTCACGCGCCTCGTCGAAAGGGCGAGCTCGCTCAACCAGGGACGTCCGGTCGTCGTCGTCGCGCACAGCTTCGGCTGCGCGCTCGCGTACCAGTTCCTCCTCGGCCGCCCGCTCGCCTGGCGCCGGCGCTTCGTCAAGCGCGTCGTCCTCGTCGCCTCCGCGCTCGGCGGCTTCTCGGAGGGGATGAACGACCTGGCCGCCGGCACGGACTACGGCCTGCCGAACGTCGCGCGGCCGTCGAGGGTCCGGCTGGCGCGGAGCCAGCAGAGCGCGCTCTGGCGCCTGCCCACGCCGACGGTGTTCGGGGACCGGCCGCTGGTGGTGACCAAGAACGTGACGTACACTGCACACAATATTGCTGAGTTCTTCGAGGCCGTCGGCTTCCCGGAAGGGGTCCGGCCGTACGTGACGCGGGTGCTGCCAGCATGGGAGGCgctcccggcgccgatggtgccGGTGACCAGCGTCATCGGGGTCggcgtcagcacgccggagacgtTCGTGTACGGGGAAGACGGCTTCACGGGGAACCCGGAGGTGGTgtacggcgacggcgatggcgacatAAACATGGTGAGTCTGGTGGCCATCGAGAAGGAGTGGTCTAGCGTGGAAGGCCAGGTTCTGAAGGTGGTCAGGTTGCCTGGTTTTCGTCACGATGGCTTCTTCAACGTTTGTTTCGCTCTGAAAAAAGTGGTTGCTGAAATACTCGAGGCTGGTGGAACTATAGAACTCCATCAGAAGATTGGCCGAGTGCAGATCGATGCAGGTTCCGTCAGGACGGAAGATAGACGTATAGTGCACGAAGGCCTTTATAATGCTTTGAGTAATGCGTTTTTAGAGGTGCTCTGA
- the LOC123092898 gene encoding heptahelical transmembrane protein ADIPOR3 isoform X3, translating to MKEDIVTVIAPHFIRPISRWPFFAFLGGAMFCLLASSTCHLLSCHSRRLAYIMLRLDYAGIAALIATSFYPPVYYSFMCHPFFCNLYLSFITILGLATIAFSLLPVFQNPEFRTIRACLFFGMGASGVIPVFHKLILFWHQPEALITTGYEILMGLFYGVGALVYATRVPERWMPGKFDIAGHSHQLFHVLVVAGAYTHYHAGLLYLKWRDQQGC from the coding sequence ATGAAGGAGGATATTGTAACCGTAATTGCACCACACTTTATTAGGCCGATCTCTAGGTGGCCATTCTTTGCCTTCTTGGGAGGAGCCATGTTTTGCCTTCTTGCCAGCAGCACATGCCACCTTCTGTCCTGCCACTCTCGCCGCCTTGCATATATCATGCTTCGGCTTGACTATGCGGGCATTGCAGCTCTTATCGCCACTTCTTTCTACCCTCCAGTATACTACTCTTTCATGTGTCATCCTTTCTTTTGCAACCTGTACCTCAGCTTTATAACTATTCTAGGATTAGCAACTATCGCGTTCTCTCTGCTCCCGGTCTTCCAGAACCCGGAATTCCGAACTATACGAGCGTGCCTCTTCTTTGGCATGGGAGCATCAGGTGTGATCCCTGTTTTTCACAAGTTGATCCTTTTTTGGCACCAACCAGAAGCATTGATCACTACCGGATATGAAATTTTGATGGGGCTGTTCTACGGAGTTGGAGCATTGGTGTACGCGACTCGGGTGCCTGAACGCTGGATGCCTGGGAAGTTTGACATTGCTGGGCACAGCCACCAGCTCTTCCATGTCTTGGTTGTTGCTGGAGCCTACACCCACTACCATGCAGGGCTGTTGTACCTCAAGTGGAGAGATCAGCAGGGCTGCTAA
- the LOC123092898 gene encoding heptahelical transmembrane protein ADIPOR3 isoform X2 has product MKDELRSSWNSIDVLPSLSRWRLLELLSNCLPDRFTHSNETNLSVLESMKEDIVTVIAPHFIRPISRWPFFAFLGGAMFCLLASSTCHLLSCHSRRLAYIMLRLDYAGIAALIATSFYPPVYYSFMCHPFFCNLYLSFITILGLATIAFSLLPVFQNPEFRTIRACLFFGMGASGVIPVFHKLILFWHQPEALITTGYEILMGLFYGVGALVYATRVPERWMPGKFDIAGHSHQLFHVLVVAGAYTHYHAGLLYLKWRDQQGC; this is encoded by the exons ATGAAGGATGAATTGAGAAGCTCATGGAATTCTATCGATGTGCTTCCGTCATTATCTCGTTGGCGTCTCTTGGAATTACTCTCAAATTGCTTGCCGGACAGATTTACCCATTCCAATGAAACTAATCTTTCTGTTCTT GAAAGCATGAAGGAGGATATTGTAACCGTAATTGCACCACACTTTATTAGGCCGATCTCTAGGTGGCCATTCTTTGCCTTCTTGGGAGGAGCCATGTTTTGCCTTCTTGCCAGCAGCACATGCCACCTTCTGTCCTGCCACTCTCGCCGCCTTGCATATATCATGCTTCGGCTTGACTATGCGGGCATTGCAGCTCTTATCGCCACTTCTTTCTACCCTCCAGTATACTACTCTTTCATGTGTCATCCTTTCTTTTGCAACCTGTACCTCAGCTTTATAACTATTCTAGGATTAGCAACTATCGCGTTCTCTCTGCTCCCGGTCTTCCAGAACCCGGAATTCCGAACTATACGAGCGTGCCTCTTCTTTGGCATGGGAGCATCAGGTGTGATCCCTGTTTTTCACAAGTTGATCCTTTTTTGGCACCAACCAGAAGCATTGATCACTACCGGATATGAAATTTTGATGGGGCTGTTCTACGGAGTTGGAGCATTGGTGTACGCGACTCGGGTGCCTGAACGCTGGATGCCTGGGAAGTTTGACATTGCTGGGCACAGCCACCAGCTCTTCCATGTCTTGGTTGTTGCTGGAGCCTACACCCACTACCATGCAGGGCTGTTGTACCTCAAGTGGAGAGATCAGCAGGGCTGCTAA
- the LOC123092898 gene encoding heptahelical transmembrane protein ADIPOR3 isoform X1, translating to MATAAAVWEEEAEVERPMLEDERKGKQGKGRRYGLVDYRALPAYMRDNEYILRYYRCEWPLPQVLLSVFSIHNETLNVWTHLIGFFIFLSLTIYTATKVPNVDLHSLQNLPDILRNADLHKIQAELAACLPSLPHFSDLQKMKDELRSSWNSIDVLPSLSRWRLLELLSNCLPDRFTHSNETNLSVLESMKEDIVTVIAPHFIRPISRWPFFAFLGGAMFCLLASSTCHLLSCHSRRLAYIMLRLDYAGIAALIATSFYPPVYYSFMCHPFFCNLYLSFITILGLATIAFSLLPVFQNPEFRTIRACLFFGMGASGVIPVFHKLILFWHQPEALITTGYEILMGLFYGVGALVYATRVPERWMPGKFDIAGHSHQLFHVLVVAGAYTHYHAGLLYLKWRDQQGC from the exons atggcgacggcggcggcggtgtgggaggaggaggcggaggtggagaggCCGATGCTGGAGGACGAGAGGAAGGGGAAGCAGGGCAAGGGGCGGCGCTACGGCCTGGTCGACTACCGGGCGCTGCCGGCCTACATGCGGGACAACGAGTACATCCTGCGCTACTACCGCTGCGAGTGGCCGCTCCCGCAGGTGCTCCTCTCCGTCTTCTCCATCCACAACGAGACCCTCAACGTCTGGAC GCACTTGATTGGATTCTTCATCTTCCTTTCTTTGACCATATACACTGCAACAAAAGTTCCAAATGTGGATCTTCATAGCCTGCAGAATTTACCTGACATACTTAGGAATGCTGATCTTCATAAGATTCAGGCAGAGCTTGCGGCATGCCTTCCTTCATTACCTCACTTTTCTGATCTACAAAAGATGAAGGATGAATTGAGAAGCTCATGGAATTCTATCGATGTGCTTCCGTCATTATCTCGTTGGCGTCTCTTGGAATTACTCTCAAATTGCTTGCCGGACAGATTTACCCATTCCAATGAAACTAATCTTTCTGTTCTT GAAAGCATGAAGGAGGATATTGTAACCGTAATTGCACCACACTTTATTAGGCCGATCTCTAGGTGGCCATTCTTTGCCTTCTTGGGAGGAGCCATGTTTTGCCTTCTTGCCAGCAGCACATGCCACCTTCTGTCCTGCCACTCTCGCCGCCTTGCATATATCATGCTTCGGCTTGACTATGCGGGCATTGCAGCTCTTATCGCCACTTCTTTCTACCCTCCAGTATACTACTCTTTCATGTGTCATCCTTTCTTTTGCAACCTGTACCTCAGCTTTATAACTATTCTAGGATTAGCAACTATCGCGTTCTCTCTGCTCCCGGTCTTCCAGAACCCGGAATTCCGAACTATACGAGCGTGCCTCTTCTTTGGCATGGGAGCATCAGGTGTGATCCCTGTTTTTCACAAGTTGATCCTTTTTTGGCACCAACCAGAAGCATTGATCACTACCGGATATGAAATTTTGATGGGGCTGTTCTACGGAGTTGGAGCATTGGTGTACGCGACTCGGGTGCCTGAACGCTGGATGCCTGGGAAGTTTGACATTGCTGGGCACAGCCACCAGCTCTTCCATGTCTTGGTTGTTGCTGGAGCCTACACCCACTACCATGCAGGGCTGTTGTACCTCAAGTGGAGAGATCAGCAGGGCTGCTAA